From the genome of Setaria viridis chromosome 1, Setaria_viridis_v4.0, whole genome shotgun sequence:
ttatatgatatggcagtgctctaaccactacaggtttcaaaaaaaaaaaaagaaaaaaagaaattccaagCTTCTGATCCAAAGAATCAAAGctttagaaaaagaaataggTATTACACAAACAGTCTGAAGAAAAAACACTTCCCCTCAAATTAAAGATCGACTCAGGGGCTCGTCTCCTTCCAAATCTTCCAGCAGtaattattcaaaaaaaaaaaacttccagCAGTGTGTATTGTATGTATACAAGCACTTGCATTGATTGAGGCAGACAGGCGGTCTTCTTTCCGTTTTCCTCAATGACTACGCCCCCAACCAACCTGCTTGAGTCTGTTGGTGCTGCAGAGTTCCATCTTCCATGGCCATTCCAGTGTTGCCATGACTCTACAAGCTCATGCTTCGCGTGTCCAAGTATTGGCCATGGCATCTCTCTGAAGGAAAACCATGACGTGTTTACGAGGTATGCGTCATAAGACTGCGACAGATAGCATAATCCTGAGCGATCACGCAACCAGCAAATTAGGCTCGACATGACGCTGTCGCGAGTAGAAACGTACCCGACCGGTACCCGGGACGTGTTGGCATGACAAGCAGATTTGTTAATAGCTAGTGACGAACGAGTCAGCAGATGTGATACTGACAGAtagagggaggagaggacaAAGGAAGTCGCGGGTCGTCCTCTCCTCTCCTGCGAGAGAAAAAGAAGCGGCAGAGCGTGTTTTGTCTTGTCCCTGCTCTGCATCTGCTCCTACAGCCCTGCACCCAGGCACAGTAGCCAGTAGGGAGGCGTAGGACTGAGCCTGTGATGATCATGACGgcctgctgcagtgctgctgtTGTTGGCTTTTGCTCTCGCTTGTCAGCCATCGCTTTGTTCCGATGCCCCGAGAGACCGAAATCTCGCTCGCGATTTCTGATCCCTCCGGAAGGAATTCCCATAGAAAATATCTCGCCTCACATCAAACCCTCTTGGCAAGCTTGATAGTCTCAGTAGTTTCACCGTCCGTTCATCGTGCGACCTCGCCATTGCAGCGGGCCAGCGCCAGCGGAGGGAACGAAATGGAAGGGGAACTCTTTTGCAGTGGGGTCAAATGCGGCATGGGGTCAAGTGCACGACAACGGGGGAATCAAACGCCTCACCTGATGACTTGACAGCAGCTTCCTTCCTATCCCATCTCAATTCTCATGGTCATGGATGTGATCGCTGCCATGGCAACAGGCCAAAGCTCGTCAGCTCCTACTTACCATGGCAGGAGTTCAACACTCCTGTCTGTGGATGTTGTACCTTTGCAGGTAGATCACTCTGCTTAAGGGGCCACTGCAGAATTCCCATGTAGTCCAAGGGCCTCCCTGCACAGTTTCGCAACATCAGGACACCATTATTTGTCCACGTAAAAGCACGATTATAAAACGCCCCCGCACGCTGCAAGCCCCTCTTCGCTCGCTTCCTTTCGAGCCCAACGAGCGCCTTTCCTCTCGCTCTCGGCTCTCTCCCGTCTCCcccctcaccagtcaccaccgcCATTACCACCCTACCCTTCTCCCCCCTCTCCCTGCAACAGGTTCTTGCCAAGAAGGAGCCGCCTCGCCAGCCGGCACCCAACACCCATGCAGCCGAGCGGCCGCGAAatgcagggcggcggcggcgggcaggacgACTTCTTCGACCAGATGCTGTCCACGCTGCCGACCGCGTGGTCCGAGCTCGGCTCCGGCAAGTCCCCCTGGGAACTCCCCGCGGGGGCTTCCGAGGACCCAGCGGCGTTCGACGAGTCCGCGCTCCtcgcctcccgcctccgccaccaccagaTCGGCGGGGACAAGCCCATCATGCTCCACCTCAGCGACCTgcacggcctcgccggcggggaggacgccggcgccgcggggttcctgccgctgccgctgttcACCGACCGGGCGAGGGAGGACATGGACGCCGCCTTCAAGTCCCCCAATGCCGCTGTGAGATTCTTAATTCTGCTCTGCTTGCCTCCTGGAAAGCTTCCGTTTTGCCCGTCTTCTTTGACATGGTTCGTTTGGGGTTTTGCAGGGAGGCGAGCAGGCCCTGTACAACGGGTTCGGAGCCGCCGGGatgcatggcgccgccgccgccgtgcaacCGCCGTTCGGACAGGTACGGCCGCGTCCCGCTCATCAGGACACGATTGCACTCCCAATTATCCGACAGTCACTTTGCTTCTTCACTCATGGCGCGAGCAACTGGCAAAGCTAGTTCTTCACTTTGCTCGGCTAGTTTGGTTTTCTTGGTTGATCAATTGGGCTGAAAAAACCGTGTCTTTTCTCCTCGTGTGGTCAAAGGGCGGATCAATGCCGGCGCAGAGCTTCGGGGGAGGCGCggccgcgggtggcggcgggtcGGCACCCACAGGCGCACCGGCCGCCGGAGCGCCGTCGGGCGGAGGGGCAGCGCCACCGCGACAGCAGCGCGTGCGGGCGAGGAGGGGACAAGCGACTGACCCTCACAGCATCGCCGAACGTGTACGCCACTCTCCCACCACCTTTCCCTTCTCCCTCAGTTTTTTAATGCCTGCATCACTGTGTATGTGTATGCCTCCTGTGTTCTTGTGCCTGGAGCCCCACAATTCTCGGACGCCAGTTTGACCTGCCACGGGCCTCAATTTCACTGTCGCTTGCTCCAATTTAAACTGCAAATTTTGGCCATAAATTTGGGTTTCAGCAGAGAATCAGAGATAGCCTGCAGGAGCAGGACTAATCGttttgatcttcttcttcagctgtgTCTTCTTGCTCACTCTCGCCATGCGTTTGTTGCAGCTCCGGAGGGAGAGGATAGCTGAGAGGATGAAGGCGTTGCAGGAGCTGGTCCCTAACGCCAACAAGGTAGACCAAATTTTCCTCTCTTTTCTCCcctccttttctccttttgCCCTTTCTTTTGAACAAAGTAGCAGGAAGCTTTCCTTGAAATGTGGTGAGGATGcattcatttcttttttgcaCTGTGGTGTGCTGTACGAGTACAATTTTCCTTAAATTGAGTCTTTGGATGAAACACTATCTTGAGTTGTTTTAGTATAACGTGCT
Proteins encoded in this window:
- the LOC117841383 gene encoding bHLH transcription factor RHL1, with protein sequence MQPSGREMQGGGGGQDDFFDQMLSTLPTAWSELGSGKSPWELPAGASEDPAAFDESALLASRLRHHQIGGDKPIMLHLSDLHGLAGGEDAGAAGFLPLPLFTDRAREDMDAAFKSPNAAGGEQALYNGFGAAGMHGAAAAVQPPFGQGGSMPAQSFGGGAAAGGGGSAPTGAPAAGAPSGGGAAPPRQQRVRARRGQATDPHSIAERLRRERIAERMKALQELVPNANKTDKASMLDEIIDYVKFLQLQVKVLSMSRLGGAAGVGPLVANMSSEGNGNGNGTSDSGDGNAANGGNNGENGGSSLKVTEQQVARLMEEDMGTAMQYLQGKGLCLMPISLASAISSATSSSLLSRPSIGSMGGARGLGHEGSNPASPPLMNGAGGDDSRTGKDAGAGSKQ